The Oreochromis aureus strain Israel breed Guangdong linkage group 15, ZZ_aureus, whole genome shotgun sequence genome contains the following window.
TTCCTGTTATAACTTAACTCTATGGAAGAGGACCCCCTGGGGAAAAAAcaagtggggacatttttttctcagaaattttaaaaaagacaccCCCACTTTTTCCAGTGTCCCAAATCCTCTCCTGTACAACTCAACTTAAATAAAAGGTGGGAAACTTTAGCCAGTGTGTCAATCGCGTGTGTCATCTTATCAAATGCaggtcatttttttctttcttttttttttagttaaagaaaaatttaaaaatgttttttacatatttatcatATAATGCAAACAATCAATACGAAAAAAGAATGTAACCTTCAGGCTGGaacttgtttcttttgtttgttgacGGTGGAATAGAGGTCGCTGGGATCAGTGGAAACGCCATCAGAAGAGAAAGGAAATTTCAGAGTGCTGTAAGTCACAGTGTCATCTTGATCATCATTATGATTACAGACCTGGAATGAAATATGATGGAGCACAATTAGCTTTTTTCTGACCTGTGACAGAAGTTTAAAATTCACAATCTTAATGTTAATATATTCTTTTGAAAACCTTACCTTGGCTTTACACTTGGACCTCCTGATAAAACTGACAGAGACATAGGAGACATCTTCATCACCAGCCTGAATAGTGAAGACAACATATAGACTGCTCACTAATGCATATGCGGAGTCAGTTTGACAGGTATTAGTCCTTTTGGGGTTTTTCTTGTCCTATTTGTCTTTTGTCCATTCTTATAAAggataaaaatacatttcaaagaaTAAATGCAATAGCTGTGAGAATAATGTCTGTTCACTTTGTTCTGCTGGACTAAGTCATATCAGGGTTTACACTCAGTCTCTCAAATGAGTGCAAGCGGTTGTCATTTTTGGGACTTCAAATAATGGAGTTTTCTAAAAGTAGCTACATACATTTTTTTGGCAGCTGCGTTCACCCGCCACCTTAGTCGCTTCTTCCACCTGTGTTTTGCTTcctaaaaaaagatgaaaataaaagataaaaggaAACAAACTTGAGTTTAGAATTTCAAATCCAAGGTTCTCAATTATACTTTAAACCATAGCTgtaattttttcccctcaccATTTGATTTTTTCCAGGTGGTGATGACTATAGCAAGTATTAGTACCACAATTCCCACAAGAACAATGATAAAACATTTCCAAAGTTCtggaaagaaaaattaaaacaacaatcaCTGGTAATGTTGAGCTTTGGATGTTGTGAGCAATAAAAAGCTTTTTGATGGAGCCACAGCTCGAGTCTACAGTCTACAATTTAGACCTTAGGCTTAAAAAGGCGTGGGCAATCCATTCTGTACctgtatatttttttccagttgTTCCAGCTGTTGTTGTAGGTTCGCTTGATGGTGATATAGtagttgtatttgttgttgttgatgttgtggGTTTTGGTGTTGTTGTGTTGTCACCTTAAATAAcaagaaatgtatttaaaaaaataaataccttTTAGTTCAGCTTTTATTCTTGCCCAAATGTTGACTGTAACAACAGATAGTTGCTACCTGATGAAATCCTTTCTGTTCCATTTGCTGATGTAGGTTCAATAGtagttgtatttgttgttgttgatgttgtggGTTTtggtgttgttgtgttgttaccTTAAATAAcaagaaatgtatttaaaaaaataaataccttTTAGTTCAGCTTTTATTCTTGTCCAAATATTGACTGTAACAACAGACAGTCGCTACCTGATGAAGTCCTTTCTGTTCCATTTGCTGATGTAGGTTCAATAGTAGTTGTATTTTCTGATTGTGTTGTTACCGGTTGTGTTTCTGTTATATTGTTGCctgaaataattttaaaaatgcagaaaattaaagaaatacatGCAACAAACTTTCCAACATAAAATATTACCGTGGCAGAGGTTTGTTCCCCAGCTCAGCTGCAGGTGAAGAGTGAGGCAGTGAGCTCAAGGGACCAGTGCCAAGAGGCTGGAGGGACAGGTAGCGCTAATTTAACTAATGAGGTTTCTCCCTTTATATATAGTGAAGCCGGAGACCTGAGAGAGGAGACAACTGACTGGGAAGTTGTTGAACTGTGTACAGAAACGTCCAGCATATGTGTGTGGTGCCTTTTAAACACTCCccatatatacaaatataccAGTGTGTTGGGTCTATCATTACAATTACATATTAATGTTGCAGCTACAGTAGCCAAAAGTTAGTACAATATTTAACTTGCAAAgttttactttatatttttaagatgggaaaaaaactttttttaataaccAAAAATTCATATTGTAACTCAAATACGTTGAGTAATTATATACATCAGTTTGAGGTAGTTCATCATAATTTCTCTGTTACTTCAGCTCTAACGTGTAAACACTGTGTGGCGATAAGTATAAGGACATTGAAAAGATGGTGCAGAAAGCTGCAACCTGTAAGACGGAAAACCCACACAAATGTGGAAGAgtggatttgtacaaaatgaaacagATGGGAGTGGATAGATGCAAGGCTATCAGTGGTTACAGACTCATTCAATAAAGTATTTATGTTGCATCACAAGACAGCTGATCAGTTTGTTTCACTAACTCATCTCAACAAGGCTTTTTGCAGAGAGTATAGCATCTGTGGCAGTTTGTCTAGAAAGAACAACTGTTATCTctactttttgatttttttctcaaaatatcAAAAATCGATTATCAACTTAAATCTGGAAATTCCgaatttattttcaaaatgatcagggcgatcgtggctcaagagttggcagtttgtcttataatcggaaggttgccggttcgagccccgacagtctcggttgttgtgtccttgggcaagacacttcacctgttgcctactggcgGTGGTGCCGGTGTCCGGCAATCTcctctctgtcagtgtgccccagggcagctgtggctacaatgtagcttgccatcaccaatgggtgaatgactgaatgtagtgtaaagcgctttggggtccttagggactaagtaaagcgctatacaaatacaggccatttaccaataatatttttttccttaatgTGGGCATAATACTCCTTCATTGGTGAAGTCATATTACTTAATGAAATCACATGTTAATgcaatatttgtattttaatatgtgTCCTTACCTCTACACTGAAGTATTAGTAGAGAGAATAAAAACACTTCAATCCATCTGAATGGGACCATGCTGCTTCTTCTGTACTCATACACACTAATGACACTGTATCTAAAGGTTTGACTTGTTAAAGATAAATACTTGTGCTGTGTGGGGTTTGTGAGGTGTCACTTCCTGCCAGTGACTTCACTCTCCTCTGGCACATCTGGCCAACAATAGATTATAGGAAGTCAAATGTGTGAAGATTGTCAGCTGAGATAAGTATAATGCAGCTCTCTTCTATTTctctttagtttgtgtttaaaaaaaacaaaaaaacaaaaacacaaccagGTTTCAGTGTGATGTTTGAGAATGCACAAACTAAAGAGGCAATTTATTCTGCCTCCTGAATTTGACTCCTAATATCATCGATGCAAAACAATGATGCCGTCAGAACAAGCCTCAGTATCTGATGTCATTTTCTCTGCGTACCAAAATAGCTGTTTTGTTGAGAATGTGGCTACAAGAGCAGCTGAAGTTTGCAGGTTTATTGAGATAAACATCATGATAAAATGACAATTTTTTCCATcattatatgtctgtttattttattgtgaaagtagACTTTTGCAAAATTATTTCtgcaagacaaaataaaaatcaataagcAAATAAGGTCAAATGCAAGTCAAATACCAGGAGACAGATCTGGGGTTTCAGAAGTTCAGGGCATTTGAAGGGTTTTACgttgcaatataaagcactttggggcgactgttgttgtgatttggtgccatataaataaaactgaattgcacTGAATTAACCTGGAGGGGGGCAGGCAGAGCAGAAGAACACTTCAGGGGGCCAACTTGAATGCGGGGAAAGTTAGGGATTTTGTTCAGGGGATCAAAGCTTGAGCAGGAAAAATGTCTTTACAGTAAAGAcagtttaataaaataaaaaagttctCTACACACCCTCCCTTACCAGAGGCGTGGCAGCTTTAAGGGGTCTTTACCTCTGAGATAAATTAGTCACTATGAGGTGTCACTTCCTGATAGTGACTTCAGTCTCTTCTTTTAGGCTACGTCtacactagcccggataaatCTGAAAACGCTCCACGTCCACACTATctttttcagtcgttttcacagagttgtgcgtccacattgaaacggatgaaaacgcttacgttccagtaatGCGCATGCGCGAAACGCAAgaagattcgacctgcctcatttctgtctgccgtttatttactttccggctctttgaaacgtcgcattaaaatgttgaggaaaagcacagagttttttcaatggactaacaatgaggtggagttgttgctgcgagtaacacaaaagtacaaagttgcaaaagcgagtgagaattaaagaatttgaagaaaagctatctggagcatgtacagactgatattaatctttaatagggctgtcaaaattgagagcaaacaaaacaactgctgtataatgccttccgctatcttagtttaattggtcacatgactgcatcacatgactaaaatgtgtcatcgtttTCAAAAAGGCTCCGGGTAGAGGTAGAGGGCAGAATTTGTCTGTTTCCTACCCTACCTACTGAGTTACAGGGCTGTTGCTCTTCCTCTTTGCCAGAAGATGCTAAGGTCCCTCGGCCATCCACGGAGAGCTTAAACAAAGTGATTCTACcataaacattttgctactTTGCTACATT
Protein-coding sequences here:
- the LOC120433187 gene encoding integumentary mucin C.1-like isoform X1, which produces MVPFRWIEVFLFSLLILQCRGNNITETQPVTTQSENTTTIEPTSANGTERTSSGNNTTTPKPTTSTTTNTTTIEPTSANGTERISSGDNTTTPKPTTSTTTNTTTISPSSEPTTTAGTTGKKYTELWKCFIIVLVGIVVLILAIVITTWKKSNGSKTQVEEATKVAGERSCQKNAGDEDVSYVSVSFIRRSKCKAKVCNHNDDQDDTVTYSTLKFPFSSDGVSTDPSDLYSTVNKQKKQVPA
- the LOC120433187 gene encoding integumentary mucin C.1-like isoform X2; protein product: MVPFRWIEVFLFSLLILQCRGNNITETQPVTTQSENTTTIEPTSANGTERTSSGDNTTTPKPTTSTTTNTTTISPSSEPTTTAGTTGKKYTELWKCFIIVLVGIVVLILAIVITTWKKSNGSKTQVEEATKVAGERSCQKNAGDEDVSYVSVSFIRRSKCKAKVCNHNDDQDDTVTYSTLKFPFSSDGVSTDPSDLYSTVNKQKKQVPA